In Arachis stenosperma cultivar V10309 chromosome 1, arast.V10309.gnm1.PFL2, whole genome shotgun sequence, one DNA window encodes the following:
- the LOC130946237 gene encoding probable N-acetyltransferase HLS1-like, protein MEELKLRIRKYEVESDGAKVEELERRCEVGPSESVFLFTDTMGDPICRIRNSPMYIMLVAEMDKELVGVIQGSIKVVTIHNHPPKDLAKVGYILGLRVSPNHRRRGIGSSLVVRLEEWFNSNDVDYAYMATEKDNIASKRIFMEKFTYTKFRTPSILVNPVNHYDLQISSNIEISRVKIEQAEYLYRRFMSSFEFFPNDIDNILRNKLSLGTFVANFKEDHFWGDFGSNGHQVPNSWAMLSVWNSGEIFKMRLGKATFSCLLYTKSWCLIDKIFPCLKLPTLPDFFNPFGFYFMYGVYHEGPFSGKLVRALCQFVHNMASKSKDENCKIIVTEVGGGRDNNNNELNHYIPHWKLLSCPEDLWCIKVLKNHQGTTTTTTNTFHELTKSPPTRALFVDPREV, encoded by the exons ATGGAAGAATTGAAGTTGAGAATAAGAAAGTATGAGGTTGAATCTGATGGAGCTAAAGTTGAAGAACTTGAGAGAAGATGTGAGGTAGGGCCTTCAGAAAGCGTCTTCCTCTTTACAGACACTATGGGTGACCCTATTTGTAGGATCAGGAACAGTCCCATGTACATCATGCTG GTAGCAGAAATGGACAAAGAATTAGTTGGAGTGATTCAAGGATCAATAAAAGTGGTAACAATCCATAACCACCCTCCAAAAGATTTGGCTAAGGTTGGTTATATTTTAGGCCTAAGGGTATCACCAAACCATAGAAGAAGAGGGATTGGATCAAGCCTAGTGGTGAGGCTAGAAGAATGGTTCAATTCCAATGATGTTGATTATGCATACATGGCCACAGAGAAAGACAACATTGCCTCAAAAAGGATCTTCATGGAAAAGTTCACTTACACCAAGTTTAGGACACCATCAATATTAGTCAACCCTGTGAACCACTACGATCTCCAAATCTCATCCAACATTGAAATTTCAAGGGTCAAGATTGAACAAGCTGAGTACCTCTATAGAAGGTTCATGAGTTCCTTTGAGTTCTTCCCCAATGACATAGACAACATTTTAAGGAACAAATTAAGTTTGGGAACATTTGTGGCCAACTTCAAAGAAGATCATTTTTGGGGTGATTTTGGGTCAAATGGGCATCAGGTACCAAACTCTTGGGCCATGCTTAGTGTATGGAATAGTGGTGAAATATTCAAAATGAGGCTTGGAAAAGCAACTTTTAGTTGCTTGTTATACACAAAGAGTTGGTGCTTGATTGATAAGATTTTCCCATGTTTGAAATTGCCTACTTTGCCTGATTTCTTTAACCCTTTTGGATTCTATTTCATGTATGGTGTGTACCATGAAGGTCCATTCTCAGGTAAATTAGTAAGGGCTTTGTGCCAATTTGTGCATAACATGGCCTCAAAGTCAAAGGATGAGAATTGCAAGATCATTGTGACTGAGGTTGGAGGGGGGAGGGATAATAATAACAATGAGCTCAACCATTATATCCCACATTGGAAGTTGCTCTCTTGTCCTGAGGATTTGTGGTGCATAAAGGTTTTGAAAAATCATCAAGGgactacaacaacaacaacaaacacTTTCCATGAGTTAACCAAATCCCCACCAACAAGAGCTCTTTTTGTAGACCCAAGAGAAGTTTAA